Proteins encoded by one window of Synechococcus sp. MVIR-18-1:
- a CDS encoding sulfotransferase domain-containing protein — translation MTEDHSYWYLASYPKSGNTWCRVFITELMRLAGENPGEELNLNQDIETGAIASSRLWLDDQLGINSCDLSFSELDPLRGRAGASAWLFAEGERFHKVHDAFKSPDSRGRPVVSTTCCSGVVYILRHPEDVVVSLSHFFSWPLDRCVDSLLDPSAALVPGERFGGHQVRQHMGRWDQHVRSWADQTQLPVLIMRYEDMLAKGSETFTKLATFLGLPTDSKLIDQALENTSIDRLKKLEEDVDGFAEKPAGCERFFRSGRTGEGAEQLSIEQRKRLANGLSEAMNRFEYEGPDVD, via the coding sequence ATGACTGAAGATCACAGCTACTGGTATCTAGCCTCGTATCCAAAATCAGGCAACACCTGGTGCCGGGTTTTTATTACTGAATTGATGAGACTGGCAGGAGAGAATCCTGGAGAAGAATTAAACCTTAATCAAGATATTGAAACTGGAGCGATTGCCTCATCCAGGCTTTGGCTAGACGATCAATTAGGAATCAATAGTTGCGATCTAAGTTTTAGTGAACTTGATCCGTTGCGCGGACGTGCTGGTGCCAGTGCATGGCTATTCGCAGAAGGAGAGCGCTTTCACAAAGTGCATGATGCCTTTAAATCTCCTGATTCCCGTGGACGCCCGGTGGTGAGTACAACATGCTGCTCTGGTGTTGTTTATATCCTGCGCCACCCGGAAGATGTAGTCGTATCACTCAGTCACTTCTTCTCATGGCCGTTGGATCGATGCGTTGATTCCTTGCTTGATCCAAGTGCAGCACTGGTGCCAGGGGAACGCTTTGGCGGCCATCAAGTACGCCAACACATGGGCCGCTGGGATCAACATGTGCGCTCATGGGCTGATCAAACTCAGCTACCAGTTTTGATCATGCGCTATGAAGACATGCTAGCAAAAGGATCAGAAACATTCACCAAATTAGCAACCTTTTTAGGGCTTCCTACTGACTCGAAACTCATTGATCAGGCTTTGGAAAATACCTCCATTGATCGACTCAAGAAGCTTGAGGAAGATGTTGATGGCTTTGCAGAAAAACCTGCCGGTTGTGAGCGGTTCTTCCGCTCAGGTCGGACAGGAGAAGGAGCAGAACAACTTTCAATTGAGCAGCGAAAGCGACTAGCAAATGGGTTGTCTGAAGCGATGAATCGCTTTGAATACGAAGGGCCAGACGTTGACTGA
- a CDS encoding transposase encodes MARQPRYLPAGHSFHLTLRCNSRQFLIAQGLRRDVLLAVLAKAKQRVPHKLYAVCLMANHLHLLLRPDDASELPKLMHWIGWYSAMALNRLSGRCGHFWEARYYATAIAPKDHRRVLNTLRYIHANPKAAGVRKGFYDPYSNYGHYGRLECDGISEWHPSFLQLASSLKGCSRRYARFCQYYRHKSKGGSRCHWGSRMLNRLVEKGRSSQSRKNRVSPGQQKLPFAFDIRLNQIPEGWHQVAVRFRRANGIRDGDSRMLL; translated from the coding sequence ATGGCACGTCAACCGCGCTATCTGCCAGCAGGACATTCCTTTCACCTCACGCTCAGGTGCAATAGCCGTCAGTTTCTAATTGCCCAAGGCTTGAGACGTGATGTTCTGTTAGCTGTGCTCGCTAAAGCCAAGCAGAGGGTGCCACACAAGTTGTATGCGGTGTGCCTGATGGCTAATCACCTGCATCTGCTTCTGCGTCCTGATGATGCAAGTGAATTGCCAAAGCTGATGCATTGGATTGGCTGGTATTCAGCCATGGCTTTGAATCGTCTTTCTGGACGTTGCGGGCATTTTTGGGAAGCCAGGTATTACGCCACTGCCATTGCTCCAAAAGATCACAGGCGAGTGCTGAATACATTGCGCTACATCCATGCCAATCCCAAAGCAGCAGGAGTACGAAAGGGCTTCTATGACCCCTATTCCAATTACGGGCATTACGGAAGATTGGAATGTGATGGCATCAGTGAGTGGCACCCAAGCTTTCTGCAATTGGCATCAAGCCTTAAGGGTTGCTCCAGGCGATATGCACGGTTCTGCCAGTACTACCGGCACAAAAGCAAAGGCGGCTCTAGGTGCCATTGGGGCTCAAGGATGCTGAACCGTCTGGTTGAAAAAGGCAGAAGCAGTCAAAGCAGGAAGAACCGGGTCTCACCAGGGCAGCAGAAACTACCCTTTGCTTTTGACATCAGACTCAATCAAATTCCAGAAGGCTGGCATCAAGTTGCGGTGAGATTTAGAAGGGCAAATGGCATCCGTGATGGTGATTCAAGAATGCTGCTTTAA
- a CDS encoding phosphatase PAP2 family protein, which yields MHRFWISFVAFSLATVNASVGLPAMAESGTDCESEIGSPPGFKEIQTGSLKGYMKGYLKPDSLPDSLKLLAAPPKKNSAAYALDVATAEDNLPLQGSSRWDLATRDADLDFPTASGIYSCALGIQITQEDTPKLYILLRRSLTDAGLATYRAKNHYQRPRPFTQNGKPVCTPEIENALREDGSYPSGHTSVGWAWALILSEIAPERQDQILARGITYGESRNVCNVHWESDVQAGFVMGSATVAQLHSDSVFRADLRAAALEVKSLRTGDRLLNPNCTQEQEALNR from the coding sequence ATGCATCGTTTTTGGATTAGCTTTGTCGCTTTTTCTCTAGCCACTGTCAATGCAAGTGTTGGACTGCCAGCTATGGCTGAATCCGGCACGGATTGCGAGTCAGAGATTGGTTCTCCTCCTGGTTTTAAGGAAATCCAAACAGGCTCACTCAAGGGGTATATGAAGGGCTATCTCAAGCCTGACTCCCTGCCCGATTCCCTAAAGCTTTTAGCTGCTCCACCGAAAAAAAATTCTGCTGCCTACGCCCTTGATGTTGCGACAGCAGAAGATAATTTGCCTCTCCAAGGTAGTTCACGTTGGGACCTAGCTACACGTGATGCGGATCTTGATTTTCCTACCGCCTCTGGCATCTATTCATGTGCCTTGGGGATTCAGATCACCCAGGAAGATACACCTAAGCTCTATATCCTCCTCAGACGTTCATTAACTGATGCGGGTTTAGCTACCTATCGCGCCAAAAACCATTATCAACGACCTCGGCCTTTCACTCAAAATGGAAAACCGGTTTGCACTCCAGAAATTGAGAACGCTCTGAGAGAAGACGGTTCATACCCTTCAGGTCATACCTCGGTTGGCTGGGCATGGGCTCTTATTCTCAGCGAGATAGCGCCTGAGAGGCAGGACCAGATCTTGGCTCGCGGTATTACTTACGGTGAAAGCAGAAATGTTTGCAATGTTCACTGGGAAAGTGATGTCCAGGCAGGATTTGTAATGGGTTCAGCGACGGTGGCACAGCTCCACAGCGATTCTGTTTTCAGAGCTGATCTTCGTGCTGCTGCATTAGAAGTGAAATCACTGCGAACAGGTGACCGACTACTTAATCCGAACTGTACCCAAGAGCAGGAAGCCTTGAACCGCTGA
- a CDS encoding carbamoyl-phosphate synthase: MQRSLRLSLSLSGAAALAIANSALLSAAAQETGGADDLGVMEINLKDAVKFNWGFQGALQGAGTPNQAGIGGFLPIAVGENSVFFADVLLNANFADYGNDSSIINTTVAGTTISTSSRLGYRWLNSDRSWMYGLNGGYDSRPMNTGNAETGVTLYDKESAFFQQIAAGLEAVSDSWNFNAYALIPVGDTEQQLNRAFQGGALDTYGLDVGYAITPEWDASIGYYYQSGDLGEADGSGVQVELDYQIAYGLTAGINVSYDEAFETRVSGNIEYRFGSNSSAAETKKKAWQKPTIQALSESVKNRNIRVHDAAVSCKVFDPRNGKLIRSVPRSGASVGTPTDRFGTAATSVFSTAANRKLALAHCSPGAKDATANGWEPVKNP; encoded by the coding sequence ATGCAGCGTTCACTGCGCCTGTCGTTATCGCTGAGCGGAGCTGCCGCACTCGCAATCGCTAACAGTGCACTGCTGTCTGCTGCTGCTCAAGAGACAGGTGGCGCAGATGATCTAGGGGTGATGGAGATCAACCTCAAGGATGCAGTCAAGTTCAACTGGGGTTTTCAAGGCGCACTACAAGGAGCAGGAACACCAAATCAAGCAGGCATTGGTGGGTTCCTTCCAATCGCTGTAGGCGAGAACAGTGTGTTCTTTGCTGATGTACTGCTCAATGCGAACTTTGCTGATTACGGCAATGACAGCAGCATCATCAACACCACTGTTGCTGGCACCACGATCAGCACCTCCTCAAGGCTTGGTTATCGCTGGCTGAACAGCGACCGCAGCTGGATGTATGGGCTGAACGGCGGCTATGACAGCAGGCCGATGAATACAGGCAATGCTGAAACAGGTGTCACGCTCTACGACAAGGAAAGTGCTTTTTTCCAGCAGATTGCAGCAGGTTTAGAAGCAGTATCAGATAGCTGGAACTTCAATGCCTATGCCTTAATCCCTGTTGGTGATACAGAGCAGCAGCTAAATAGAGCCTTTCAAGGCGGGGCGCTTGATACCTATGGGCTTGATGTTGGTTATGCAATCACTCCAGAGTGGGATGCCTCAATTGGTTATTACTACCAAAGCGGTGATCTAGGAGAAGCAGATGGTTCTGGCGTGCAGGTTGAGCTGGATTATCAGATCGCTTATGGATTAACTGCTGGGATCAATGTTTCCTATGACGAAGCGTTTGAAACCAGAGTGTCAGGCAACATTGAGTATCGCTTTGGTAGCAATAGTTCAGCTGCAGAAACGAAGAAAAAAGCATGGCAAAAGCCAACGATTCAAGCCTTATCTGAAAGCGTTAAAAACAGGAATATCCGCGTTCATGATGCAGCAGTTTCATGCAAAGTGTTTGATCCGCGCAATGGTAAATTGATAAGGTCGGTACCCCGTTCTGGAGCTTCGGTCGGTACCCCGACTGACCGGTTCGGAACGGCTGCAACCTCGGTTTTTTCAACGGCTGCCAACCGCAAGCTAGCCCTGGCACATTGTAGCCCTGGCGCAAAAGATGCAACCGCTAACGGCTGGGAACCCGTTAAGAACCCGTGA
- the ychF gene encoding redox-regulated ATPase YchF: MLKAGIVGLPNVGKSTLFNALVANAQAQAANFPFCTIEPNVGTVAVPDDRLQKLSDLSKSKELIPTRMEFVDIAGLVKGASQGEGLGNKFLSNIREVDAIVHVVRCFEDDDVIHVSGSVGPARDAEVINLELGLADLSQIEKRRERLKKQMRTSKEAQVEDEALARIQEVLEAGGAARSIELTDEEALMIKPLGLLTAKPIIYATNVSEDDLAAGNGYCEEVAALAEKEGAESVRISAQVEAELVELGEEECADYLQGLGVSEGGLRSLIRATYRLLGLRTYFTTGEKETRAWTFRAGMTAPQTAGVIHTDFERGFIRAQTIGWEKLLEAGSLSEARNKGWLRSEGKDYLVDEGDVMEFLFNV, translated from the coding sequence ATGCTTAAAGCTGGAATCGTCGGATTGCCCAACGTTGGCAAATCCACCTTGTTCAATGCCCTCGTGGCTAACGCGCAGGCTCAGGCTGCGAACTTTCCGTTCTGCACGATTGAGCCGAATGTGGGCACGGTGGCGGTTCCCGATGACCGCCTCCAGAAGCTCTCCGACCTCAGCAAGAGCAAAGAGCTGATCCCTACACGGATGGAGTTCGTTGATATCGCCGGTTTGGTGAAGGGTGCCAGTCAAGGCGAAGGCTTGGGCAATAAGTTCCTCTCCAACATTCGTGAGGTCGACGCGATTGTTCACGTGGTGCGTTGCTTTGAAGACGACGATGTGATTCACGTGTCTGGGTCGGTGGGTCCTGCACGCGATGCCGAGGTGATCAATCTTGAACTTGGCTTGGCCGATCTTTCTCAGATCGAGAAGCGGCGTGAGCGGCTGAAGAAGCAAATGCGTACGAGCAAGGAAGCTCAGGTGGAAGATGAGGCTCTTGCGCGCATCCAAGAGGTGCTCGAAGCCGGTGGTGCCGCACGCAGTATCGAGTTGACGGATGAAGAAGCGCTGATGATCAAACCGCTCGGACTGCTCACCGCTAAGCCGATCATTTACGCCACCAATGTGAGCGAAGACGATTTGGCTGCGGGCAATGGCTACTGCGAAGAAGTTGCGGCCCTTGCCGAGAAAGAAGGTGCTGAGTCCGTGCGCATTTCAGCGCAGGTGGAGGCCGAGTTGGTTGAGTTGGGCGAAGAAGAATGTGCTGATTATTTGCAGGGTCTTGGTGTGAGTGAAGGAGGCTTGCGCAGTCTCATTCGTGCCACCTATCGACTCTTGGGTTTACGTACTTACTTCACGACGGGTGAAAAAGAAACACGCGCTTGGACCTTCCGTGCCGGGATGACTGCACCGCAAACAGCAGGGGTGATTCACACTGATTTTGAGCGTGGATTCATCCGTGCGCAAACCATTGGTTGGGAGAAGTTGCTGGAGGCTGGCTCACTTTCAGAGGCTCGGAATAAGGGCTGGTTGCGTAGTGAAGGCAAGGATTATCTCGTCGATGAAGGAGATGTGATGGAGTTTTTGTTCAATGTTTAA
- a CDS encoding carbamoyl-phosphate synthase has product MQSSLRVSLSLSGVAALALSNGALLPVAAQDVGSADDLGVMEINLKDAVKFNWGFQGALQGAGTPNQAGIGGFLPIAVGENSVFFADVLLNANFADYGGNSSIVNTEVAGTTISTSSRLGYRWLNSDRSWMYGVNGGYDSRPMNTGNAESGVTLYDKESAFFQQIAAGLEAVSDTWNFNAYALIPVGDTEQRLNARYLGGALDTYGLDVGYFITPELNASVGYYYQSGDLGTADGSGVQVELDYQIAYGLTAGINVSYDEAFETRVSGNIEYRFGSNSSAAETKKKAWQKPTIQALSASVKNRNIRVHDAADPDAVCKIFNELDGKPVRHNDPGSRASTAGSSGTNLSFWKASQRARGVRSDLHCNPGNPSKTSFYGGGWERCRKSTGPTPTCY; this is encoded by the coding sequence ATGCAGAGTTCCTTGCGGGTGTCGTTATCGCTGAGTGGTGTTGCTGCACTGGCACTCTCTAACGGCGCTCTTTTGCCTGTTGCTGCTCAAGACGTTGGCAGCGCAGATGATCTCGGGGTGATGGAGATCAACCTCAAGGATGCAGTCAAGTTCAACTGGGGATTTCAAGGGGCACTACAAGGAGCAGGCACACCAAATCAAGCAGGCATTGGTGGGTTCCTTCCAATCGCTGTAGGCGAGAACAGTGTGTTCTTTGCTGATGTACTGCTCAATGCCAACTTTGCTGATTACGGCGGCAACAGCAGCATCGTCAATACAGAAGTTGCTGGTACAACAATCAGCACCTCATCAAGGCTTGGGTATCGCTGGCTGAATAGTGATCGCAGCTGGATGTATGGCGTGAATGGCGGCTATGACAGCAGGCCGATGAATACAGGTAATGCAGAATCAGGTGTCACGCTCTACGACAAGGAAAGTGCTTTTTTCCAGCAGATTGCAGCAGGTTTAGAAGCAGTCTCTGATACCTGGAACTTCAATGCTTATGCCTTGATTCCTGTTGGTGATACAGAGCAGCGCCTCAATGCGCGTTATCTCGGTGGGGCGCTTGATACCTATGGCCTTGATGTTGGGTATTTCATCACCCCTGAACTCAATGCCTCTGTTGGTTATTACTACCAAAGCGGTGATCTAGGAACAGCAGATGGATCAGGCGTGCAGGTGGAGCTGGATTATCAGATCGCTTATGGATTAACTGCTGGCATCAATGTTTCCTATGACGAAGCTTTTGAAACCAGAGTGTCAGGCAACATTGAGTATCGCTTTGGTAGCAATAGTTCAGCTGCAGAAACCAAGAAAAAAGCATGGCAAAAGCCAACCATTCAAGCCTTATCTGCAAGCGTTAAAAACAGGAATATCCGCGTTCATGATGCAGCAGATCCAGATGCGGTGTGCAAGATATTTAATGAATTGGATGGTAAACCAGTACGGCACAACGATCCGGGTAGTAGGGCTTCAACAGCAGGAAGTAGTGGAACGAACCTAAGTTTTTGGAAAGCGAGCCAACGCGCACGCGGGGTTCGTTCTGACCTCCACTGTAACCCAGGTAACCCAAGTAAGACATCGTTCTATGGTGGCGGCTGGGAACGTTGCCGCAAGAGTACGGGCCCAACCCCGACATGTTATTGA
- a CDS encoding PqqD family protein, which yields MVSGTKRFKQHHQAVCTELDGDVALFQSNTCDYLVLNETGSAIWNALKTQPTLPELCKNLQEEYEVTSDECKSAIETWLEAALEKKVIAVVED from the coding sequence ATGGTAAGTGGCACCAAACGCTTTAAGCAGCATCACCAAGCTGTTTGCACTGAACTCGATGGCGATGTAGCTTTATTTCAAAGCAATACCTGCGACTATCTTGTTCTTAACGAGACAGGCTCAGCTATTTGGAATGCACTAAAGACACAGCCAACACTGCCTGAACTCTGCAAGAATTTACAGGAGGAATATGAAGTCACTTCAGATGAATGCAAGTCCGCTATCGAAACTTGGCTGGAAGCTGCCTTGGAGAAGAAAGTGATTGCCGTGGTTGAGGACTAA
- a CDS encoding efflux RND transporter periplasmic adaptor subunit has protein sequence MVSQQRQTPLLAKDHDLTSLTRLSGDRRRRKRLVIAGVAAAVVGGGSLIWMLTSTRSGGRDLSDYTVQATRGSLPGVVTASGELEAIRRVNVSPRRQGLLEALLVDEGARVEKGQVLARMDRGDFQDRLDELQALARQAKADYEAKAADYKRRRTLFTSGVISAEDRDDYRARYLSSKANFEAAQERIQQRDIEGGELLIRAPFSGVITERYAEPGSFVTPTTAASSSAGATSSSIVELSEGLEVTAKVPESDIGRIKIGQVANVRVDAFPDQSFAAEVRDIAPRAEKTNNVISFEVELTLLNPPPILRIGMTADVNFQTGRTAASTLVPTVAIVTEDGKPGVLLVGKNDQPTFKSIELGASGGSQSAILSGVEPGTQVFIDLPPWAKQRD, from the coding sequence ATGGTCAGCCAACAACGGCAAACCCCATTACTCGCCAAGGACCATGACTTGACCTCTCTTACTCGCCTCAGCGGAGATCGACGACGACGCAAACGCCTTGTCATCGCTGGCGTGGCTGCAGCAGTTGTGGGTGGCGGCAGTTTGATTTGGATGCTGACCAGCACCCGCAGCGGAGGTCGCGACCTATCCGACTACACCGTTCAAGCCACCCGCGGCTCGCTCCCTGGTGTGGTCACTGCTAGCGGCGAGTTAGAAGCGATTCGCCGCGTCAACGTGAGCCCAAGACGGCAAGGCTTGCTCGAAGCCTTGCTCGTTGACGAAGGAGCCCGCGTCGAGAAAGGGCAGGTGCTCGCCCGCATGGACCGGGGTGACTTTCAAGACCGTCTCGATGAACTCCAAGCTTTGGCACGTCAAGCCAAAGCCGACTACGAAGCCAAGGCTGCTGACTACAAACGACGTCGGACGTTATTTACCAGTGGCGTGATTAGCGCCGAAGACCGGGACGACTATCGAGCCCGCTACCTCAGCAGCAAAGCCAACTTTGAAGCGGCCCAGGAAAGAATCCAACAAAGAGACATAGAAGGAGGTGAACTGTTAATCAGAGCACCCTTCAGCGGAGTGATCACTGAGCGCTATGCCGAACCAGGCTCCTTTGTGACACCAACCACTGCTGCATCCTCCTCAGCAGGCGCCACCAGCTCCTCGATTGTTGAGCTCTCCGAGGGCCTTGAAGTCACGGCAAAAGTGCCCGAAAGCGATATCGGCCGGATCAAAATCGGGCAAGTCGCAAACGTTCGCGTTGATGCGTTCCCAGATCAAAGCTTTGCCGCTGAAGTTCGCGACATCGCACCACGCGCTGAGAAAACCAACAACGTGATCTCCTTTGAGGTGGAACTCACCCTTCTCAATCCACCTCCGATCCTGCGCATCGGCATGACGGCAGACGTGAACTTTCAAACCGGACGCACCGCCGCGAGCACCTTGGTCCCAACCGTGGCGATCGTGACGGAAGACGGCAAACCAGGGGTGTTGCTGGTGGGCAAGAACGATCAACCCACATTCAAGTCGATCGAACTTGGCGCTAGCGGCGGCAGCCAAAGTGCGATTCTCTCCGGAGTGGAACCGGGAACGCAGGTGTTCATCGACTTGCCGCCCTGGGCGAAACAACGCGACTAA